The following are from one region of the Quercus robur chromosome 1, dhQueRobu3.1, whole genome shotgun sequence genome:
- the LOC126724189 gene encoding uncharacterized protein LOC126724189: MRKRDGEPSPINIVQHMMTSLASTRKHMSRFILRILPIEVACYASEEEISRAIKPLVAEYFPVETQNPQKFAVLYEARASIDWMKIINAVAKSIPGLHKVDLKNPDKSIVVEIVKTVCLIGVVEKYKELAKYNIRQLTSSQP, translated from the exons ATGCGGAAAAGAGATGGAGAACCCAGCCCCATAAATATTGTGCAGCACATGATGACATCTCTTGCATCAACAAGGAAACACATGTCAAG GTTCATCTTACGGATATTACCTATTGAAGTGGCCTGCTATGCTTCTGAGGAAGAAATTTCAAGAGCAATCAAACCTCTTGTTGCAGAATATTTTCCAGTGGAAACTCAAAACCCACAAAAG TTTGCGGTATTGTATGAAGCCCGTGCAAGTATTGACTGGATGAAGATTATAAATGCAGTTGCAAAATCCATCCCTGGACTGCATAAAGTTGATCTTAAAAATCCTGATAAATCCATTGTAGTTGAAATTGTCAAG ACTGTGTGCTTGATTGGGGTCGTTGAAAAGTACAAGGAACTGGCTAAGTACAACATAAGGCAGCTTACATCATCCCAACCATAG
- the LOC126724192 gene encoding uncharacterized protein LOC126724192 — MYNLKIKQKRAKPLSTKEEIGLENLSSDDEWLAADSVDSEDDSADFDEDNEGDDEVSRVAAKGKSVLVHDVSDEFHENDDGSNDDDSDRPPPGFERVRDFDDYAMDVDTRKDIDDEMRYDNDSD; from the exons ATGTACAACTTgaagataaaacaaaaaagagctAAACCATTGAgtacaaaagaagaaattggtTTGGAGAATTTGTCTTCTGATGATGAGTGGTTAGCAGCAGATTCTGTAGATTCAGAAGATGATAGTGCAGATTTTGATGAAGACAATGAAG GTGATGATGAGGTTTCAAGAGTTGCTGCCAAAGGAAAAAGTGTGCTAGTTCATGATGTTAGTgatgaatttcatgagaatgatgATGGTTCTAATGATGATGATAGTGATCGGCCCCCACCTGGATTTGAGAGAGTTAGGGATTTCGATGATTACGCCATGGATGTTGATACTAGGAAGGATATAGATGATGAAATGAGATATGACAATGATAGTGACTAG